The following coding sequences lie in one Polluticoccus soli genomic window:
- a CDS encoding YceI family protein encodes MLINTNCQLSETIKSMKNLKSIAAAFVILVASAFTTANSINWKIADGYSIKFTSKDPSGVFTKFRGDIVFDEHNLSASKFDVAVDVSSINTGNGMKNKKAKGETFFDVERYPEIKFTSNKFSKAVAGYEVKGILDMHGVKKEITIPFTFINNTFAGSFVVNRLDYNVGPEKGMAGHAAKELKIEISVPVTKQ; translated from the coding sequence ATGTTGATCAATACAAATTGTCAATTATCAGAAACAATCAAATCAATGAAAAATTTAAAATCAATTGCAGCAGCATTCGTCATTCTGGTTGCGTCGGCTTTCACAACTGCCAATTCCATCAACTGGAAAATAGCAGATGGCTATTCCATAAAATTTACAAGTAAAGATCCGTCCGGGGTATTCACAAAATTTCGCGGGGATATAGTTTTTGATGAACATAACCTCAGCGCTTCAAAATTTGATGTAGCCGTTGATGTTTCTTCTATCAACACCGGTAACGGCATGAAGAATAAAAAAGCGAAAGGCGAAACATTCTTCGACGTTGAAAGGTATCCTGAGATAAAATTTACTTCCAACAAATTTTCTAAAGCTGTGGCTGGTTACGAGGTAAAAGGAATATTAGACATGCATGGAGTAAAGAAAGAAATTACGATCCCCTTTACATTTATCAATAACACCTTTGCCGGGAGCTTTGTAGTTAATAGGCTTGACTATAACGTGGGACCTGAAAAAGGAATGGCGGGACACGCCGCGAAAGAATTGAAGATCGAAATTTCAGTACCTGT